A window of Micromonospora sp. WMMC415 genomic DNA:
CACCATGGGCGACCGGTCGGACCCGCGGGTCGGTGCGCAACAGTTCGTGGCAGCCGGCCGACACGCCGGACGTGACCGGACCGGGCACGACCATGCCGACACGGCCCAAGTCGATGGCCTGCCGGAGCACCTGCAACGCCCGGCTGCGCAGCGACGCTTCGACTACAACCGTGCCGGCCGTGAGCGCCGCCAGCAGCATCTGGGTGGCCGCCGTCCGCCACAGGGTCGGCCGGGCGCCTGGGGGCCAGACGCTGAGCAGCAGGCCGTCGACGGCGAGGCGTTCGAACAGCCCGCGATGCTGGTGCGGGTGGAGTTGGTCGAGTCCGCAGGGCAGGACCGCGACCGCGTCGCCCTCGGCGGCCAGCGCGGCCCGCAGGGCTGTGCCGTCGATCCCGAGCGCGCCGGAGGACACCACCGTCCGGTGCTGGCCCGCGAGCTGGGCGGCGAGGTCGGCTGCCACGTGGTTGCCGTAGTTGCTGCTGGCCCGCGACCCGACGATGGTGACCGAGGCCGCCTGCCGCGGGATCGGGGCCGTCCCGCGCGCCCACAGACACACCGGCTCCCCGCCGTCGAGGTCACGCAGTCCGGTCGGCCAGTCGGGATCGGTCGGGATCACCACCCGACCGCCGCCCCGCTGGGCCCCGTCCACGGCGACGACCGCCTCGCCCCACAGCCAGGACGGGGGCAGATGCCGGATCTCCAACCGGGCAACGAACGGCACACCACGCACCGACAACATGTCGAACGTCTCGACCGGGCCGTGGTCGGCCAGCAGCTTTCGCAGGCCGGAATCGCCCGGCTCACACAGCCATCCGAGCGTGGCCCGCGCAATCCGCTCGTCGGAGTAGGTGTCCATCACGCGGCCCTCCTTTCGACCGCCGCGCTGGCCAGCTCGAACGCGGCCGGGTCCGGTTCGTCGGGTCCGGCCTGCATCAAGTCGGTCTCCTCGGTGGCGTCGTCGGCCGGGGTGAGGTCGGTCAGGATCTGCTTGGCCACGCGCAGCACCGTTTCGGCGCATTCCTTGACCAGGTCCATGTCGCCGCCTGCCCACCCGAACACGTAGGCATCGCTGTAGGCCGCGCTGTCCATACCGAGGGCCCGCAGCACGATGTGCGCGACGCTCTCGGCCTCTGTCTCGTTCCGGCCGCGGTGCACGTCCTCACCGACGACCGCAGCGGCGGTGTCGAGGTGCCCGCAGCGGATGTGCGCCAGCTCGTGCAGGGTGGTCTTGGTCCGTTGGGCCGGGTCGACATCGTCGCGGACCTGCACGATTTGCACGCCCGGGCCACGGACCGTGACCCCGTTCGCGCCGCCCAGGTGACCGGTGCGTGGTGCGGCGAGCTCGAACGTGTACCCCTCGTTCTTGATGAGCTTGACCAGGTCGTCGAAGACACCGGTCGGGTCGTCGCCGACGAGCAACTGCGGGCCGCTCCCGCGCTTGTGCACCCGTCGGCGCACCATGACGGTCGGCGGTTTGAACGGTTCACCGTCGGTCTGCGACAACTCGAAGGTGTTGGCCAGCCCGAAGCCCACCACCTGCACGGCAGGCCGACCGGACAGCTCCCGCTTCACCGTGCGCCCGGCCGCCTCCCACTCGGCGACCTGTTCCTCGGTCGGCCGCCGCTTGATCGGCGCCCAAATCTTGAACGCGGTCTCCCCGGCGCGCACGTACCGCTTGTGGGCCTTCCAGCCGGTCGACCCGTCCTTTCGGCCGTAGGGCAGGAAGTAGCGGGGCTCGACGCCGCGCTCCTCGGCCTGGACCAGCAGCAGGATCTGGTTGCCCAGGCTGTAGCGGGCGCCGAACGTGGCCACGTGGTCGATGAACTCGACCCACTGCGCGGGCTCGGCCGCCATCCGGGCCAGCCGAGCATCGAAGTCGGCTTTGATCTTCGCCAGCAGATCGGCCCGATCGTCGCCGCCGCGGCCCACCCGCCCGGCCTGCGGGCGGTTGTTCTTCGGCTTCTTGGCCGTTGGGTTGTTCTTGGCCATCAGTGTGGCCCTCCTATCCCCGCCTCGTGGCGGCGGACAGGTTGGGACCCGCTGCGGCCCCAACCTGCCCGTAGGCACGAGGTGAGGCCGCCGCCCGGCAAGGGCGGTCAGGCTGATGGAAAGAGATGGCGGCGCGTGAAGTCCGGGTCGTCCCCGGCCAGGTTCCCGGCGCTGGCGAGGGTGCTGGCGAAGATCCGGATGGCTTCCCGCTTGACCGCGTCGGCGCCGATCAGGATCGGCGCGTCGATCAGCCCGTACACGTCCCCGCCGGTCGTCGCGGGCCACCGCCCGACCCTGCAGATGATCAACCTGCGGGTCGTCATCGTGCCTCCCCGCCATCAGCGTGGGAGGCATGCGAGCCGTCGAGGCCGCGCATGGCCGCGGGGTCGAATACGGTGGTCTGCCCGCGGCCGGCCCGTTTCGCCACGCGCATCGCGCGGTCGGCGCGGATGAGCGCGAGCCGCTGATCGCCGTCGGCGTACGGCGAGAAGGCGGCGACGCCGGCGCAGCCGGTCACGGTGACCGTGGTGGACACGCCGAAGAGTTGGATCTCGGTGGGCTCGGCGACGGCCGCGACGAGGCGTGCGGCGTGACCGGCGGCATCGACGCGGGCGTCGAGGATGACGGCGAACTCGTCGCGCCGCAGCCGGAACGCCGACCCGCCGGCGGCGGACGCGACGTGCCGGAGACGGCCGGCGGTCAGGACGAGCAGCTGGTCGAGCGCACGGTGGCCGAAACGGTTCACGAACGCCCGGGTTCCGTCGAGGTTGATCAGGATCACGGAGACCGGGCGTCCGGCGACGTCGGCCAGGGCCGCGTGGAGGCCGGTGCGGTTGCCCAGGCCGGTCAGGTCGTCGCGGCGCGCGGCGTGCACGACGGCGGTCAGCGCCGCGCGGTGGTAGGCGGCGGTGCGGCGCCGGGCCAGGTGGTAGGTGATGGCGGCGGTGATTGCTATCGCCGCGAGAACTGCGGTGATCCGCGCGGGGGTGGACACTGGTGCCCACACCTCCAATCCCTGGATTGGGGAGGTGTCGAGGGCAGCCGGGTGCCACCGGCTGCCCTCACCTCAAGCGGTGCGCGAAACCCCCGTTCGTGGGGTTCGCGGGGATGCCGGCGGCGCCCGCGCGGGGCACCGGACGTGCGTGTTAGTCGTTGGGCGTGCCGGTGGTGGCGGCCTGCCACAGGTGCGGCGGCAGGCCGGCCTGCAGGGCGTGGCCGAGCAGCTGCGCGAGGTGGTAGTCCGGGTCGGCGCGCAAAGACCGGTCCACGGCGACGTTCGCCAGCGCGCCGTCACCGGCGAGGTAGGCGGTGATGGCGAGCAGGCAGGCCGGCGCGGCTGTCGTCTCTGGGATGGCGCGGCGGGTGACGTCGATCCACAGTCGCCGCTGTTCGTCGCTGCCGTCGCAGGTCGTCCAGGCGTGGTCGCGGACCTGCGGCACCAGGAGCACGGCGGTCAGCCATGCCACGTCATCGTCGGACAAGGTTTCGCCGCGAGCAGCGGACTCGTACGCCTGCCGCACCGCCGCGATTCCGGCGCGCACGACGTGCTCGGGTGGGGATGGCTGCCCGCCGTCGATCGAGATGCCGCCGTCGGACAGCATGTCGGTGAGCCGCCGCAGCGCGGTGTCGCTCGCCGCGCGCATCCGGTCGCGCTCCGGCCCGGTCACCGGCGTGATCAGCTGCTTCAGCGCAGCGCGGTCCGGCAGCGGGGCGATGCCGAGATAGACCGCCTCCGCCGGGAGGATGCTGGCCGACGGGTCGTACCCGACTCCGTCGGCGCAGCCGGTGTCACCGCACAGGCACCAGTAGCTGCCATCGTCCACCCGAAGGACTTCGAGCACGTCGACGGCGGCAGCGAGCAGCGCCGCGGTGAACACCTCAGCCGCGGGTTCGACGCGATCGGCCGGGCCGTAGCCGGCGATGATCGCCGCCGAGCCGTACCGAGAGATCATCGCGGCGGTCTGCGCGGCCGGCGCCGACAGCTGGTGGACCTCGGACGGCTGGGGAAGGTCGAGCCGGGCGACGAACCGGATCCGCTGCTTGTCCAGGACGACGCAGACCAGGCTGTCCTGTGGGTGGAAGCCGAGAAGGTAGGGCACCGCGACGACGATGTCTTCGCGGCTGGTGAGCCGAAGCTTGCGGGGTGCGACCACAGGTTGGTCCTCCTTCAATGAGCGATGGGGATGGGGCCGGCGGCGTGAAGCCGCCGGTTGGGGATCAGCGGCAGGAAGTGAGTGCGGCCAGCACCGCGTGGATCTGGGCGGTGGTGAGGCTGATGGCGGTGGTGTCCCGACGGCCGGTGACGACGATCGGTCCGACCAGCGGCTGCCGGCCGCCGCCGAGGCGGGCGACGAGCAGGCCGGCGGCGGGGCTGGGGCTGGGCCGGCGAAGGCGCAGACCCAGACACCGGCCACCTGGATCGACGGTGGGGCACGTCAAACGTCGCCGAAGCGCGGTGGGCGGCGAGATTCGTGCCGAGAGCGGTTACGGATGTCGAGGCGTGCTGGCCCAGCTGGCCCGACAGGCGGGGTTGGCGCCCATCTGCTCGGCGACGGCGACGGTGACGGCACGCCCGCCCGTCAAGTGGTCCTTCTTCGTGCTCGACGGCGAGGACGCTTGGGTGCTGCGCACGCCGGGCGGCTGCTCGCTGTTGGTCATTCGCCGCGGGCCTCCACGCCGTTGACCGTGACGTCGAACGTGAGGGTGTCCTCGTCGACACCGTCGACCTGATCGGTGCCGATTCGCAGGTACTCGCGAACGTCGTACTCGGTGTCCCCCGCGTCGCGGCCGTCCTCCGGGGTCACGTCGAAGCTGCCGCTGATGGTGAACCGGACCCGATGGCGCGGGTCGTATGGATCGAGGTCGAAATGGGCGAGGAACTTGTCGAGCCCGTCCCGGCAGATGTCGCCGTCGCGGTGCCGGTCGATGGCGTAGGACCGGATCTCCGCGAGCCGGCGCACATGCAACCGCCGCTGCTCGTCGAGCTCTTCGGCCAGAGCGCGGGCGCGGTCGGCAGCGGTGTGCTGGGCCGCCAAGGCCCAGGCGACGGCCTGCTGCGCCAACCCGAGCGCGGTGGCGGGGTCGATCACCGGTACGGCGGCGACGTCGGCGCGAAGGCTGCGGGCGTGTCCGTCCACCAGGACACGGACCGTGCCCGTCACGGCGGGCTGAGCCAGGACGACGGCGTTCTCCCGGCGGTCGGTGTGGACGATGGTGACCGCCTGGCCGGGCGACACGGCGAGCGCGGCGAGCGGCTCCGAATGCCGGTGCGGGTGCGCAGTGAGGGCGAGTTGCGCGCTGGGGCGGCCGGAAGCCACGACACACTGCTGCATGGTGTTGGTCATGACGTTGCCTTTCGGGAGGAACAGCGGCCCGGTGGGTCGCCAGGACGCGGGATCGGAGATTCGCGCCGAACGGCGCGAGATGGGGGTTCGCGGGCTGGCCGCGTCGTCTGAGCTCGGCGGCGCTCGGCGCCGGGTACGGCTCGGCGATGACGCCGGGCCCGCGGTGGGGTGGCGTCACAGGGGGATGCCGTTGACGCTGACCGTCGGCGACGGATCGGTCAGCCGCAGGATCGCGTTCGGCGGCACGCTGGCGCGCTCGCCGGTGATGTAGTCGATGACCCACCACCCGTCGCGGCCCTGCCACACCGCGGCGATCGTGAGCGTCGTGCCGTCGAAAGCGACCACGTCATCGCCGGCGCGCAACTCGTGCACCGCTTGCAGACGGACCCCGTCGGCGGGCCGGACCACCCACGGCGCGACCGCGTCCGCGAGGGGACTGCTTGCGTGGAGTTGGGCGCCGTAGGCGACACCGATGCGGGTGTGCGTGATCGACGTGACGGTGGCAAGTAGCCATACCGTGCGGGCGTTGACGTGCACGGCCTGCCCGAGGTGCAGGTCGGCGGGCGGGACGACGGCGGCGCGGGGAGCGAACAGCTCGGTCATGCCGGACTCCTTTGTGAATGGGCTGGGAATCCGGGCACGGCGGGTGGCCGTGCCCGGTGTGCGCAGGGGATGCGCGTGTGCAGGCCGGGCGACGGCCTAGGAACGGAATGGTGGACGGCCGATCAGTGGCCGGTCAGCGATGTGCGGCGCTGGCGATCTCGACGCGCAACGCGCAGATGGCGGCGTCGAGGGCGTCGCCGGCGGTGTCGAACAAGGCCGCTTGGGCGCCGCCGTCGCGGTACAGCGGGAAGTTGATCCGGCGGGTGCGGTTGTGGACCCGCACCCGCCATTCGCGGCATCCGCCGGTGGGTGGGATCAGGTAGGCGATCGCGTCGACGCCGGCCTGTCCCGGGGCCGGTTCGACGTCGAGGGTGTGGAGAGCGCCGTCGACGTGCTGACGGGCGACCGCGTGCCAGCCGTCGGGCATCCGGCCGTGAACCGCCGACATCGCTCGGTGGACCTGGCATGCGCTGGCGGCGATGCGCCGCTGGTTGGCGGCCGCACGCCGGCGGTGGTCGCGTTCGGCGAAACTGACCCAGTCGCCGTGCTCGGGATCGAGCACGAGGTAGATGGCACACGGGCTGCACCACGGGTGGCCGCCGCGGACCGTGTCGCTGGGCGTCCCGCACCGCTGGCACACCGGCATCGGCTCGCGCCGTCTGGTGGTGCTTGCAGGTTCACCGGTCACGTGGGCCTGCCGGGGACCGGTCGGCCGCGTCGCAGTCGCGGACGTGGTCGGTGATGAGGTCGGTCTGACGGCCGCCGATGGCGGCGCCGCAGCCGAGGCACGACCAGCTGCCGGCGTGGTCGCGCAGCAGGTTGGCCAGGTGCTCGTCGGTAGGCCACGTGTCGAGGCAGCCGTCCTCGGTGAGGTCGAGGTCGGTGTCGGTGCGACGGACCTCGAAGCTGCGGCCACCGTCGTCCCAGACGAGTTCGGTCAGGTGCAGGTCGATGCCGTCGATCGTGCGGGCGCCGCGGTCGATGCGGCGGATAACTCTGCTCATCAGCGCTCCCTTGGTCGTGGGCCTGGTCAGGCCCAGGCTCGGAAGGTGACGGTGGTGACGGCCGGGCCGCCGCCCCACGGGGTGCAGCAGCCCGGCGGCGGCCCCGAACTGGTCGGACCAGGTGGCGGGCAGCCTGCCGGTGTCGTGGACGACGTCCCAGGCGTCGTACGCCTCGGTGGGCCCGTCGCCCCAGCTGAGCCCTCCGGTTTCGTATGCGTCGATGCCTTCGTCGCCGTTGTCGAAGCGGTGCCGGGTGACGTCGCGGTGTCCCAGTGAGCGGGCGAACCGATCGAACAGCTGGATCAGTTCGGTTTCGGCGGCCTGCCGCAGGGTTGCGGCGCGTGCGGTCAGCGCCTCCTCGGTCCAGGTGTCTTCGGAATAGGGCACCTGGTCGTCGATCCACCCGTGGTCGAGCAGGACGCGTAGGTCGGCGATGGTGGCTTCGCGGCACAGCTGGCGGATCGTGTCGGTGGCGGCGGTGCGGTTGATGGTGTGTCCGGTGGGCAGGTACAGGCTGCGCAGGGCCATGTCGGCGCCCATGTGATCGCCTCCTCTTGCAGCGTGCGTCGATGGGTGGGTAGGAAGAGCCGGGCCGGGTCGAGTCCGGCAGCCTGGTGGGTGGGTCAGGTGTTGTGGGCGGTGTTGCGGGCGGCGCGCCGGTTGCGGTGCCGGACCGCCGGGCGGACGCCGTGCGAGAGCGGCTCGCCGTCGCGGGCGGGGTCGTAGTGCTCGATTCCGCTGCCGCGCTGCTTCGCGGTGTACATGGCCCGGTCGGCCTGGCCGAGGGCGGTGTGCGGGTCACCGCCGGGGGTGCGGCAGATGCCGATACTGACGCGCATCGGCCGCGTGATCGTGTCGATCGTGACGGGCAGCGCGACCGCGGCGGCCAGAGACCAGGCGAGGGTGTGGGGGTCCCGCGGCGTGACGACGATGAACTCGTCGCCGCCGAGGCGGGCGACGAGTTCGCCGGGTTCGGCGGCGTGGACGAGCCGTTCGGCGAGTGCGGCGAGGTACAGGTCGCCGCCGTCGTGGGTGTGGGCGGTGTTGATGTCGTGCATGCCGTCGACGTCGATGAGGGCGACGGTCACGTCGGTGCCGGCGGCGTCGAAGAGGTGCCGTTCCGCGACGCGGCGGACCGCGAGCCCGGTGACGGGGTCCATGTCCGCGACCGCGAGGTCCTTCGCCAGCTCGGCGATGCGGTCCGTGGCGCGCACGGCGATGTGGTTGTAGCCGGCCAGCAGGAGCGCCTGCAGGGCGATGCCGAGCGCAGCGATGACGCCCGCCAACTCGCCGCGGTCGGTGACCAGTAGGCAGACAACGACGGACTGGACGAGCGTCGTGGCGGCGATCGCGATCCAGCGCATGGCCGTCACCAATGGAGCGAGGTGCATGAAGGAGCCTCCTTCCGGGGATGGGTTGAGGCTGCAAGCGCCGGCAGGCGAACCGGATCCGACCGGTTCGCCTGTGCGGGTGGGTGCTGTGGGGTTTAGCGGGTGCGGAGCGCGACGAGGATGTCGCGGTTGTTGAGCGCGGTGATGCGTCGGTTGGCTTCGGCCAGGTAGGCCATGCGGGTGGCGTACAAGTCGCTGGTGGCCGCCAGGTGGGTGCCGTCGAGGCAGAGCAGGCTGTCGCCGGGGACGGCGCAGAGCCAGCCGAAGTGGGCGTAGGCGTGCGCGCCGGTCTGGAATGCCTCCAGGTGGCTGGTGGGCAGATCCATGATCCTGTTCGGCAGTGCGTTGTAGGTGAGCATGTTCGCGAGGCGGGGTTGGGCGAGGTAGTGCTGCTGGGCCTTGGCGATCGGGTACTTGGCCGGGTCGGCGCGGTGCCGTTCGAGGAAGGTCCAGTAGGGCTGGGCGGGCCGGGTGCCGGCGACGACCTGGTTCCAGATGTGCCAGCGGTACCAGTAGGTCCGCCGGGCGGCGGCGCGCATGGCGTCGAGGTCGAGGAGGCGGACGGGTCCGCCGGCGGCGGTGTCCTTCCAAGGCTGCAGAAGGCTTCCACGGCGAAGGCGGGTGTTGACGATGAAGTGCCCGGCGCTGCCGAGACTGGTCAGCCGCGTGGCCGCGAGGCAGGTTGCGGCGGTGGTGGCCAGCTGGTCGGTGGGGGTGCCGTTGGGCAGGCACACGATGGTCAGGGACGTGTTGGGCACGAGTTCCTCCTCAAGGCGTTTGCGATGTGGGGATGGGCATGCCGAAGTCGGCTTCCCGGTGGGAAGGAAGGTGAGGGCTTGACCGCGACGCGGTCAGCAGCGCGCGGGAGATCCCGCGGCGGGCGCCTGAAGGCGCGTGGTGGTGCTGTGGGGTGGGCGGGGCGCCGACGGGCGGGGCAGGCCGACCGGCCGAATGGCGGGTGGGCGGTTGCGACCGCGGTCGTGGGCGGCGTGGCCCGGATGGTGGTGCTTGGGGGGTTTCAATGAATGAGCCCTTACCGTAGCCGTGTCACCCAACAGTCCACCGGCCGTGCGGATCGGCCGGAAACCCCTGCTGACCTACACTGTTGAGTACGGCCGCTCGCCTGACGGTGCTGGCGGTCAAGGCCACTGTTGGGTTGGCGCGGCGCGCTGTTGGCCAACGCCAACGGCCACCGGGTGTCTGTTGGGTAACCGACGTGACTTCGCGGGCCCACGTCGCCGCACTCGGCGCATTTCCTCGCACTCGCCATCGCGGTCCGGCGCACCGCGCAGCGTGCGCGTAACGGCGGCAGGTTGGCCCGGTTCCTGCGGGTCGGCGCCGCCCTCGAACTCGCCGACGCCCAGCTCGATGATCATGGCGGCTTCCCAGCCGCCTGCGGCGGTGTTCGGCCGCGTCGCGGTGTCCCGCCGAACGGCAGGGACCTCGGGCCCGTCTCCTGCCGTGCGCTGGGAGACGGGCCCGAGGTCGGTTGAACGTGACGAGAGCAGCCACCGGTCGGCTGGGCCGCTGCCGGGACGTCAGGCGGCGGAGCCGAGGACCAACCGGAGCGGGTGGTCGGCGGGCTGCGCCGGCCCAGGAGCGAGTGGGCCGGGCTGGCCGTGGCTGCTGGGCAGGTCGGCCAGGGTGAGCCGGTGGCGGCCGTTGCCGGCCAGCCGCCACACTGGGCCGGCCAGATCGAGCCCGGACTCCGGCGAGGTTGTGGCGACAACGAGGCTCGGTTCGGGCCGGTCGGTGAGCTTGCGGTGCAGGTTCTGCTCCCGCAGCCGGCTGGGCAGGACGAACACGATCGGGTACTGCGGACCGCCCTCGGCGCGCAGCTTCCGGTGGGAGGCCAACTTGTCGATCAACCGACCGATCGGCTCGGTGCCGCGATCGAGCTCGATGAAGAATCCCGTTTCCTCGTTGCCGTCGGTCCAGACGCCGTGGCCGTCGGGTTTGATCCGGTGGCCGAACGCCGCCGCCGTGGTGCGTTCGGACCACCAGCGGGTCAGCGCCGCGCCGGGATGACGGCGGGCGTGCACGAGCAGGGAGACGAAGACGTCGTTGACCGCGAGGATGTGTTCCAGGGTTGGGCTGGAGTAGACCCGATCCTGGCGTTCCCGCAGGGCCCTGGCCGTGGGCGGGCTGTCGTCGCGGGCCAGCGCCGTGTACCGGGAGGAGAGCAGGCCGGGCAGCCAGCAGACCGGGTTGGGTGCGCCGGGCCGGTTGCGGATGAACCGGTCGATGAAGCCGAGCCGGCGCAGCAGCTGCAGGCGGTGACGGCAGGTGGTGGGGTTGGCGAACAGGATCGAGGTCAGGTGCTCGGTGGTCAGGGTGGTGTGCTCGTCGAGGAGTGAGGCGATGGTGTAGTCGCGAGGTCGCAGGCGGTGGGAGATGTCGATGAGGGTGTGGGTGGAGGTTCGACGCAGGTCGGTCGTGCGAAGCACGACCAGGGGCGTGTCCCCCGTCGAGAGTTCCCCCTCGGGGATGTGTCGGGATTCGGTGTGAGCGGACATGACGGCTCCTAGCTGGGCTGTTGGGTGGATGGGGTCGGCCTGGCCCCGGCAGTACGGCGCCCGGGTGTCGGCCGGGTCGGTGGCTGTTGCGGCGACCGGGTCTGGGCCGAGTGGGCAGACCCTGACCGGACTGATCGCCTCAGAGAGGCTTCGATCTGGCTACACGCCAGTGGCAGGCGTACGCTCGCGGTGTCCCTCAGCGGCTCCCCCCGTGGCCGCTGAGGGACGTTGCGTTCCGCCATGCCTTGCGCGGAGACCGCGCCCCCGAGCAGTTGAGGTCCCCGATCGACTGCCAGCACGTTCGTTGCTTGGCGTGGCTGTTACGCATCGTCCTGTTGGGTGGCTGTTGGGTTGCCCGGATCGGGGTCATCGCCGTCCGGTGGGTCGGCCACCCCGCCGAGTTGGGCGATCGCCGTCCGGTTCCCGGACGGGCCGGATACGGCCGCGGCGGCCTGCCGAACCGCCGTCGCCTCCCCGACCAGCGCCCGTGGCGGGTTGGTGCGCAGGGTGAACGCCGCGGTCTCGCGGCTGTTGACGACCAGCCGGCACGCCGCCCGGTAGGCGTCCAGATGGGACAGGTCGTGCTCGTCCAGCTCGGGCATCGTGTGCCGGGCCAACTGGTGGGCATCCTCCGGAGCGCAGGAGAAGAACACCTTGTTGCGCGCGTTCGCGGAGATGGCCAGCTGCGTCTCCCGCGGCATCTGCGACAAATTTTGATGGGCCAAAACGAGGCCGAAGTGATAACCGCGGGCCTCGGCGAGCATGTCGCCCACCGAGCCGGGCAGGTTCAGGAAGTTGTGCGCCTCGTCGATGTAGGCGAAGGAGTCCCGGCGCTGTGGTTCGGGTAGCCGGGCCCGGCCGGTTGCGGTCTGCCAGGCGGAGGCGAGGACGAAGCTGCCCATCAGTCGAGCGGTCTCCTCACCGATCTGCCCTTTCGGCAGCCGGGCGAGCAGGATGCCGCCGTCAAGGACGCGGCGCATGTCGAAGCTCGACTGCGGCGCGCCGAGGGTGCGGCGGACGAAGTCACGCAGAAGGAAAGCGCGCAGCCGGGAGAGCACCGGGCCGATGACCTGAGCCCGCAGCGGTGGCGGGGTTGACTCGAACCACTCCCAGTAGCCGCGCAAGCCCTCGGGGTCGTCGAGGTCCCGGGTGAAGGCGTACCGGAACTGCTTGTCGTTGAGCAGCGGCGGGATCAGCGTCAGCGTGGCGTTGGCCTTGCGCAACAGAGTCAGGCACGCCACGCGGAGCGTGTCATCGATCCGCGGCCCCCAGTGCTTGGCGAAGATCCGCCCGAAAATCGAGACGATGTTGTCCACCACCAGGTCGTGATCGGCGCCCTGCAAGGGGTTGAGGGTGGTCCCGGCGGGCTGATCCGGGTCGATGATCGCCAGCCGTTTGGCGTGGCTGGTCGGGATCCGGTCGAGCAGGTCGAGGACCAAGTCGCCCTTGGGGTCGATGACGACAACGCCGCGGCGGGCGTGGATGTCGTCGAGGATCATGTTCAGTAGCAGGGTGCTCTTGCCGGAGCCGGTGGAGCCGAGCACGTGCAGGTGCTGGCGCGCGTCGGCGACGTTCACGGCGACGGAGTGGCCACCGACGTCTGCCTTGCCGAGCACCTTCGTGCCGCGCCCGCCGGAGGCGACGGCGACGGGCGCGGGCATCGGCTTGGCGCGGGCCCGGTCCAGACCCGGCACGGCAATGTCCTGCGGCAGCGCCGCAATCGT
This region includes:
- a CDS encoding DUF4192 domain-containing protein, which gives rise to MVAPRKLRLTSREDIVVAVPYLLGFHPQDSLVCVVLDKQRIRFVARLDLPQPSEVHQLSAPAAQTAAMISRYGSAAIIAGYGPADRVEPAAEVFTAALLAAAVDVLEVLRVDDGSYWCLCGDTGCADGVGYDPSASILPAEAVYLGIAPLPDRAALKQLITPVTGPERDRMRAASDTALRRLTDMLSDGGISIDGGQPSPPEHVVRAGIAAVRQAYESAARGETLSDDDVAWLTAVLLVPQVRDHAWTTCDGSDEQRRLWIDVTRRAIPETTAAPACLLAITAYLAGDGALANVAVDRSLRADPDYHLAQLLGHALQAGLPPHLWQAATTGTPND
- a CDS encoding GGDEF domain-containing protein → MHLAPLVTAMRWIAIAATTLVQSVVVCLLVTDRGELAGVIAALGIALQALLLAGYNHIAVRATDRIAELAKDLAVADMDPVTGLAVRRVAERHLFDAAGTDVTVALIDVDGMHDINTAHTHDGGDLYLAALAERLVHAAEPGELVARLGGDEFIVVTPRDPHTLAWSLAAAVALPVTIDTITRPMRVSIGICRTPGGDPHTALGQADRAMYTAKQRGSGIEHYDPARDGEPLSHGVRPAVRHRNRRAARNTAHNT
- a CDS encoding helicase HerA domain-containing protein — its product is MISTVVALIPPLAPTPTPPPTPPPTPPPTPSAPPLPGPSQWLLDTITAAGGWCRDRPWLALVAVLLLAAGYAACIVVAARRHRRMARHAQLITVSPPPEVDPAGGATVWATLAEILHTGWRRRLRDGRAHIAVEYRWSGRELTIAVWVPRTIQHGPIQAAIRGAWPGAACTVTDADPPLPPGALDVGGALAPTLPAWYPLQTDHDNDPMRTLIAAASGLHAAESACVQVLARPATNRQIRRVRRGVQGLRTGRPPRDLLDPATWLRVALDLGLELFSTGRRTYPAARHTPVTGTDPQRERDGRAGVDKLAGTQWEVALRFGVAHTNPRGSDPADLRPRLVTLAHGIASAFGSWTGRNRLRRLTIKHPARVLAARLLRRGFLLSAAELATIAALPQDIAVPGLDRARAKPMPAPVAVASGGRGTKVLGKADVGGHSVAVNVADARQHLHVLGSTGSGKSTLLLNMILDDIHARRGVVVIDPKGDLVLDLLDRIPTSHAKRLAIIDPDQPAGTTLNPLQGADHDLVVDNIVSIFGRIFAKHWGPRIDDTLRVACLTLLRKANATLTLIPPLLNDKQFRYAFTRDLDDPEGLRGYWEWFESTPPPLRAQVIGPVLSRLRAFLLRDFVRRTLGAPQSSFDMRRVLDGGILLARLPKGQIGEETARLMGSFVLASAWQTATGRARLPEPQRRDSFAYIDEAHNFLNLPGSVGDMLAEARGYHFGLVLAHQNLSQMPRETQLAISANARNKVFFSCAPEDAHQLARHTMPELDEHDLSHLDAYRAACRLVVNSRETAAFTLRTNPPRALVGEATAVRQAAAAVSGPSGNRTAIAQLGGVADPPDGDDPDPGNPTATQQDDA
- a CDS encoding replication-relaxation family protein, translated to MSAHTESRHIPEGELSTGDTPLVVLRTTDLRRTSTHTLIDISHRLRPRDYTIASLLDEHTTLTTEHLTSILFANPTTCRHRLQLLRRLGFIDRFIRNRPGAPNPVCWLPGLLSSRYTALARDDSPPTARALRERQDRVYSSPTLEHILAVNDVFVSLLVHARRHPGAALTRWWSERTTAAAFGHRIKPDGHGVWTDGNEETGFFIELDRGTEPIGRLIDKLASHRKLRAEGGPQYPIVFVLPSRLREQNLHRKLTDRPEPSLVVATTSPESGLDLAGPVWRLAGNGRHRLTLADLPSSHGQPGPLAPGPAQPADHPLRLVLGSAA
- a CDS encoding DNA-processing protein DprA, giving the protein MDTYSDERIARATLGWLCEPGDSGLRKLLADHGPVETFDMLSVRGVPFVARLEIRHLPPSWLWGEAVVAVDGAQRGGGRVVIPTDPDWPTGLRDLDGGEPVCLWARGTAPIPRQAASVTIVGSRASSNYGNHVAADLAAQLAGQHRTVVSSGALGIDGTALRAALAAEGDAVAVLPCGLDQLHPHQHRGLFERLAVDGLLLSVWPPGARPTLWRTAATQMLLAALTAGTVVVEASLRSRALQVLRQAIDLGRVGMVVPGPVTSGVSAGCHELLRTDPRVRPVAHGGHVLADLAPQPGSAPDEGGGAGDGDA
- a CDS encoding GGDEF domain-containing protein; the protein is MWAPVSTPARITAVLAAIAITAAITYHLARRRTAAYHRAALTAVVHAARRDDLTGLGNRTGLHAALADVAGRPVSVILINLDGTRAFVNRFGHRALDQLLVLTAGRLRHVASAAGGSAFRLRRDEFAVILDARVDAAGHAARLVAAVAEPTEIQLFGVSTTVTVTGCAGVAAFSPYADGDQRLALIRADRAMRVAKRAGRGQTTVFDPAAMRGLDGSHASHADGGEAR